A single genomic interval of Sinorhizobium garamanticum harbors:
- a CDS encoding tRNA (cytidine(34)-2'-O)-methyltransferase — translation MNTLRIALYQPDIPGNTGTILRLAACLGLSVDIIEPAGFDLSDRNLKRAGMDYIAAVTLTRHVNWERFEAWRATTGRRLVLASTKAAEPYTRFAFRPDDILLFGRESAGVPDQVHERADGRVVIPMAPGQRSLNIAISAAMIVGEAIRQTEPA, via the coding sequence ATGAACACTCTCCGCATCGCGCTCTACCAGCCGGACATTCCGGGTAATACCGGCACGATCCTGCGGCTCGCTGCCTGTCTCGGCCTCTCGGTCGACATCATCGAACCAGCCGGCTTCGATCTGTCGGACCGCAACCTCAAGCGCGCCGGCATGGACTACATTGCAGCCGTCACCCTCACCCGCCACGTCAACTGGGAGCGCTTCGAAGCCTGGCGGGCGACTACCGGCAGGCGGCTTGTGCTCGCCTCGACCAAGGCGGCGGAGCCCTATACGCGCTTCGCCTTTCGCCCGGACGACATCCTGCTGTTTGGACGTGAAAGCGCGGGCGTGCCGGACCAGGTGCACGAGCGGGCTGACGGCCGTGTCGTCATCCCGATGGCCCCCGGTCAGCGTTCGCTCAATATCGCCATCTCGGCCGCCATGATCGTCGGCGAAGCGATCCGCCAAACCGAGCCTGCCTGA